One stretch of Arachis duranensis cultivar V14167 chromosome 1, aradu.V14167.gnm2.J7QH, whole genome shotgun sequence DNA includes these proteins:
- the LOC127744831 gene encoding inorganic pyrophosphatase TTM2-like, giving the protein MAEDTLDLDLPHRSAGLLRDRVHLVKRKDLDRYEIGAIQDQLSFEKGFFIVIRACKMLAQKNDGMILVGVAGPSGAGKTMLTEKILNFMPSIAVISMDNYNDASRIVDGNFDDPRLTDYETLLPNLHDLKAGKAVQVPIYDFKSSSRTGYRTVDVPSSRIVIIEGIYALNEKLRPLLDLRVSVTGGVHLDLVKRVIRDIQRAGQEPEEIIHQISETVYPMYKAFIEPDLQTAHIKIINKFNPFTAFQSPTYILKSARSVIVEQVKDVISKDFRETKEQTYDIYLLPPGEDPESCQSYLRMRNTDGKYVLMFEEWVTDDPFVISPRITFSVSVRLLGGLMALGYTIATILKRNSHIFCDDSVCVKLDWLEQLNRHYVQVLGRDRLLVINKAQQLGLEGSYIPRTYIEQIQHEKLGKEVMALPEDLKTTLSLDDDFASSPKEFADQVSMTMRHKQIGLSRSFTNLRDKNQAKLGGYVSNNRDLHERNDSDESKTMANEGAITQLLERISCLYDRMDDFTNYIEEMNFKLSLKKICQCQQNMHLQVGSCNGCSSTSYFITSLSNGSSVVSPPPTKEFILMDEISGIVRGQHQIMHQLDNLNKLLVGKMEERTHQTSPMKKGALISATTHSDSTGPQVMGLAFGCLGIFFVMGIFYRLR; this is encoded by the exons ATGGCTGAAGATACTTTGGATCTTGATTTGCCTCATAGAAGTGCTGGCCTTTTAAGAGATCGAGTTCATTTGGTTAAAAGGAAAGACTTAGATCGTTATGAGATTGGGGCGATCCAAGATCAGTTATCATTCGAGAAAGGATTCTTTATAGTAATCCGCGCGTGCAAGATGTTGGCGCAGAAGAATGATGGAATGATATTGGTAGGTGTGGCAGGTCCTTCAGGAGCAGGGAAGACTATGTTAACAGAAAAGATCCTAAACTTCATGCCAAGCATTGCAGTAATTTCCATGGACAATTACAATGATGCTAGTAGAATTGTTGATGGAAACTTTGATG ATCCACGCTTAACGGATTATGAAACATTGCTCCCAAATTTACATGATTTAAAGGCAGGAAAGGCAGTCCAGGTTCCTATATATGATTTTAAATCGAGTTCACGAACAGGATACAG AACTGTTGATGTTCCAAGCTCCCGAATTGTGATCATAGAGGGAATCTATGCCTTGAATGAGAAGTTACGGCCGCTATTAGACCTTCGAGTATCTGTCACCGGTGGAGTACACCTTGACCTTGTTAAAAGAGTTATACGCGACATACAACGAGCCGGACAAGAACCTGAAGAAATCATTCACCAAATATCAGAAACT GTATATCCAATGTACAAAGCATTTATTGAGCCAGATCTTCAAACTGCACACATCAAAATCATTAACAAGTTCAATCCATTCACCGCATTCCAAAGTCCTACCTACATATTAAAG TCAGCAAGGAGTGTAATAGTGGAACAAGTTAAAGATGTGATCTCCAAAGATTTTCGCGAAACAAAGGAGCAGACTTATGACATATATCTTCTACCTCCTGGTGAAGATCCAGAGAGTTGCCAATCCTATTTACGAATGCGAAATACAGATGGAAAATATGTTCTTATGTTCGAG GAATGGGTGACAGATGATCCATTTGTGATATCCCCGAGAATCACTTTTTCGGTCAGTGTTCGTCTCCTCGGCGGACTAATGGCGTTGGGATACACAATAGCAACCATCCTTAAAAGAAACAGCCATATCTTTTGTGATGATAGTGTTTGTGTTAAACTAGATTGGCTTGAGCAACTTAATAGACATTATGTTCAG GTACTTGGAAGAGATCGTTTACTTGTAATTAACAAAGCGCAGCAGTTGGGTCTAGAAGGTTCCTACATTCCTCGAACCTACATAGAACAGATTCAACatgaaaagcttggaaaagaagttATG GCCCTGCCGGAAGATTTAAAGACGACGTTGAGCCTCGACGACGACTTTGCGTCGAGCCCGAAAGAATTTGCTGACCAGGTTTCCATGACCATGAGACATAAGCAAAT AGGTTTGTCTAGATCATTTACAAATCTAAGAGACAAGAATCAAGCCAAACTTGGAGGTTATGTCTCCAACAATAGAGATCTTCATGAAAGAAATGATTCGGATGAATCCAAAACAATGGCAAATGAG GGAGCCATAACTCAACTTTTGGAAAGAATTTCTTGCTTATATGATAGAATGGATGATTTTACAAACTACATTGAAGAGATGAACTTCAAGTTATCTCTGAAGAAAATTTGTCAATGCCAACAAAATATGCACCTACAAGTTGGTTCATGCAATGGTTGTTCTTCCACCTCTTACTTCATCACTAGCTTGAGCAACGGTTCCTCCGTCGTGTCGCCACCACCAACTAAGGAGTTTATCTTAATGGATGAG ATATCAGGTATTGTAAGGGGTCAGCATCAAATCATGCATCAATTGGACAATCTTAATAAACTACTTGTGGGGAAAATGGAAGAAAGGACTCACCAAACAAGCCCCATGAAGAAAGGTGCACTAATAAGTGCTACAACACATTCAGATTCAACTGGACCACAAGTTATGGGTTTGGCTTTTGGTTGTTTGGGAATATTCTTTGTGATGGGTATTTTTTATAGATTGAGGTAG
- the LOC107477094 gene encoding S-adenosylmethionine decarboxylase proenzyme: MESKGGKKKSSSSKSLFYEAPLGYSIEDIRPNGGIKKFRSAAYSNCARKPSMATATSAIGFEGFEKRLEVAFFCPGVFSDPEGKGLRSLTKSQLDEILAPAACTIVSSLSNDEVDSYVLSESSLFVYPYKIIIKTCGTTKLLLSIPPILKFAEMLSLNVQSVRYSRGSFIFPSAQPFPHRNFSEEVAVLDSYFGKLGLGSMAYTMGGSDKAHNWHVYSASAEPVRVSDSVYTMEMCMTGLDREKASVFYKEQSDSAATMTANSGIRSILPESQICDFDFEPCGYSMNSVEGAAVSTIHVTPEDGFSYASFEACGYNLESLNLNQLVENVLTCFHPSEFLIAVHVDVATHTFKQSCSLDVDGYCRKERCYQGLGRGGSVLYQKFVKTPGCGSPRTPLKLWKDEEEEV, from the exons ATGGAGTCAAAAGGAGGCAAGAAGAAGTCTAGTAGTAGTAAATCATTATTCTACGAAGCTCCCCTCGGTTACAGCATTGAAGACATTCGTCCAAACGGTGGAATCAAGAAGTTCAGATCTGCTGCTTACTCTAAc TGCGCTCGCAAGCCATC TATGGCTACTGCAACATCTGCAATTGGTTTCGAAGGCTTTGAAAAGAGGTTAGAGGTAGCCTTTTTCTGCCCAGGAGTCTTCTCTGACCCTGAGGGAAAGGGCCTTAGGTCTCTAACGAAGTCCCAGTTGGATGAGATCTTAGCACCGGCTGCGTGCACCATTGTTTCCTCATTGTCTAATGATGAAGTTGACTCATATGTTCTCTCTGAGTCAAGCCTATTTGTCTATCCATACAAGATCATCATCAAAACCTGTGGCACTACCAAATTGCTGCTTTCAATTCCACCCATTTTGAAGTTCGCTGAGATGCTTTCCCTTAACGTTCAGTCTGTAAGGTACAGCCGCGGAAGTTTTATTTTTCCATCTGCTCAGCCCTTTCCCCATCGGAACTTTTCCGAGGAAGTAGCAGTCTTGGATTCCTACTTTGGGAAGCTTGGCTTAGGAAGTATGGCTTACACTATGGGTGGCTCGGACAAAGCACACAATTGGCATGTATACTCTGCTTCAGCAGAGCCTGTCCGAGTGTCGGACTCTGTTTATACTATGGAGATGTGCATGACTGGTTTGGACAGAGAGAAAGCATCAGTTTTCTACAAAGAACAATCTGATTCAGCAGCCACGATGACTGCCAATTCCGGTATTAGGAGTATCCTTCCGGAATCTCAGATATGCGATTTTGATTTCGAACCTTGTGGCTATTCAATGAACTCTGTAGAAGGAGCTGCTGTTTCTACAATTCATGTTACTCCGGAAGATGGTTTCAGCTATGCCAGTTTTGAAGCATGCGGATATAACTTGGAATCGCTGAATCTCAACCAGTTGGTCGAGAACGTTCTGACATGCTTCCATCCAAGTGAGTTTCTGATTGCTGTTCATGTGGATGTTGCTACCCATACATTTAAGCAGAGTTGTTCTTTGGATGTGGATGGATACTGCCGCAAAGAGAGGTGCTACCAAGGGCTGGGAAGAGGTGGTTCTGTTCTCTACCAGAAATTTGTTAAGACTCCTGGCTGTGGCTCACCTAGAACCCCTCTGAAACTCtggaaagatgaagaagaagaagtgtag
- the LOC107477112 gene encoding ASC1-like protein, which yields MDLIQQLKSLYSCDWHQESFPDYYDFSILPFFAFFFPCIRFFLDRFVFEKLGRRLIFGKGHKQLDFQNDERRKKIRKFKESAWKCVYFLSAEVFALSVTYDEPWFTNTRNFWVGPGSQVWPEQKIKLKLKALYMYAAGFYSYSIFALIFWETRRSDFGVSMGHHVATVILIVLSYIFRFARVGSVVLALHDASDVFLEIGKMSKYSGAETIASIAFILFVLSWVLLRLIYYPFWILWSTSYEVLLTLDKEKHKVEGPIYYYVFNSLLYCLLVLHIYWWVLIFRMLVRQIQARGKISDDVRSDSEDEDSHED from the exons ATGGATTTGATTCAGCAGCTCAAGTCCTTGTACTCCTGCGACTGGCACCAAGAATCTTTCCCTGACTACTATGATTTCTCAATCCTTCCGTTCTTCGCATTCTTCTTCCCTTGCATTCGCTTCTTCCTCGATAGATTCGTCTTTGAG AAATTGGGTAGACGATTGATATTTGGAAAGGGGCATAAGCAGCTGGATTTCCAGAATGatgagagaagaaaaaagattaGGAAGTTCAAGGAATCAGCCTGGAAATGTGTTTATTTTCTGTCAGCAGAAGTTTTTGCTCTGTCCGTAACTTATGATGAACCTTGGTTTACTAatacaagaaatttttgggtGGGGCCAGGGAGCCAGGTCTGGCCAGAGCAAAAGATTAA GTTGAAACTGAAGGCACTCTACATGTATGCTGCTGGATTTTATTCTTACTCCATCTTTGCTTTAATATTTTGGGAAACACGGCGCTCTGACTTTGGGGTGTCCATGGGTCACCATGTGGCTACTGTCATTCTCATTGTGCTGTCTTACATTTTTAG GTTTGCTCGTGTTGGATCTGTTGTTTTAGCTCTTCATGATGCtagtgatgtgtttctggagatAGGGAAAATGTCCAAATACAGTGGTGCTGAAACAATTGCCAGCATTGCATTTATTCTATTTGTTTTATCTTGGGTCTTATTGCGCCTCATTTACTACCCATTCTGGATTCTCTGGAGTACAAG CTATGAAGTTTTGCTCACATTGGATAAGGAAAAGCACAAAGTGGAGGGTCCAATATATTATTATGTGTTCAACagtcttctatattgcttgctTGTTCTGCATATATACTGGTGGGTGCTGATATTTCGGATGCTTGTTAGACAAATTCAAGCAAGAGGAAAAATTAGTGATGATGTTCGATCTG ATTCAGAAGATGAAGATAGCCATGAAGATTGA
- the LOC107478924 gene encoding basic leucine zipper 43-like: MVPSEMSNLHNFYLSQENQVLFPPNFTLLQNDISNINLNTLLTQFPSYYLQHSLGYNSNNSELLVPPSYLSSNSTTSDEAEENQLNIIDERRQRRMISNRESARRSRMRKQKHLDELWSQVMRLRNENHNLIDQLNRVSESYEKLLQENACLKEEVSDLRRMFTKLQIATTTTIFSGGRDEFSNNNSINSRELL, encoded by the coding sequence ATGGTTCCTAGTGAGATGAGTAATCTTCATAACTTCTACCTATCACAAGAAAACCAAGTCTTATTTCCACCAAACTTTACCTTATTACAAAATGatatctcaaacattaacctaaACACCCTCTTAACCCAATTTCCAAGTTACTACCTACAACATTCATTAGggtataatagtaataatagtgAACTTCTTGTTCCTCCTTCATACCTTAGTAGTAATTCAACAACTTCGGATGAAGCTGAAGAGAATCAACTCAACATCATTGATGAGAGGAGGCAGAGGAGGATGATATCAAACCGCGAATCGGCACGAAGATCGAGGATGAGAAAGCAAAAGCACTTGGATGAATTATGGTCGCAGGTTATGAGACTCAGAAACGAGAATCACAACCTTATTGATCAACTCAATCGTGTCTCCGAGTCTTATGAAAAGTTACTACAAGAGAATGCGTGTCTTAAGGAAGAAGTCTCCGATCTTCGTCGAATGTTCACGAAACTCCAAATtgcaaccaccaccaccattttTTCCGGTGGTAGAGATGAATTCTCAAACAATAACTCAATTAACTCTAGGGAATTGTTATGA